The region ATCCCTACCGCTGGCTCGAGGACATCGGCAGCGACGAGGTGAAGGCCTGGGTGGAGGCCCAGAACGCTCTCACCTTCGGCCAGCTCGAGAGAATCGACGGCCGCGACCGCCTCCTCGCCCGCTTCAAGCAGCTCAGCAACTACCCGCGCTACTCGATGCCCTACAAAAAGGCCGGGCGGTATTTCTACGCCAAGAACGACGGCCTTCAAAACCAATGGGTGCACTACTGGTCGGAGAGCCTGGACGGCACGCCCAAGGTGCTCTTCGACCCCAACACCTGGAGCGCGGATGCCACCATCGCGCTGGCGGGCATGGACGTCAGCGAAGACGGCAAGCGCGTCGTCTTCGGCAAGAGCGCCAGCGGCAGCGACTGGTCCGAGTGGCAGGTGATGGACATCGCCAGCGGCAAGGTCCGCAAGGACCTCATCAAGTGGAGCAAGGGCGGCGCGCAGTGGGACGCGGCCGGCGCCGGCTTCTACTACGAGCGCTTCCCCGAGCCCAAGCCCGGCGAGGAGACCCTCGCCACGGCCGAGAACGGCGCCATCTGGTACCACAAGCTGGGCGACCCGCAGAGCAAGGACAAGCTGATCTTCTCGCTGCCCGAGCACCCGGACTGGCTGGTCGGCCTCGCCCTCAACGAGGAGCGCGACCTCGGCCTGCTCTACGCGACGCCCCGCGGCGCCATGCACAGCAAGATCTACCTGCTCGACGTGAAGAAGCCCGGCGCCAAGCCCACGCTCCTCATCGACGACCACGAGAACGAGTACAGCTTCATCAACAACGAGGGCGACCGGCTCTGGTTCAGCACCACGAAGGACTCGCCGCGGGGCCGCATCATCGTCATCGACCGCAAGCGCCCCGAGGAAAGCGCCTGGCAGACCGTGATCCCCGAGGGCCGCTTCGCGCTGCAGTGGGCGAGCTACACGGGCGGGGAGCTTTTCGTCTCCTACCTCAAGGACGCGCGCACGCAGATCCTGCGCTACACGCTGGAGGGCAGGCGCCTCGGCGAGGTGGCGCTGCCGGGCCGCGGCACCGCTTACGGCTTCGGCGGCCGCAAGACCGACACCGAGACCTTCTTCAGCTACGTCGACTTCGTCACCCCGACGACGATGTTCCGCTACGACATCGCCAGCGGCGCGATCAAGCCCTACCGGAAGTACGAGGTGCCGATCGACACCAGCCAGTACGAGTCCAAGCAGGTCTTCTGCCGCAGCGTGGACGGCGCGGCGATCCCCATCTTCCTCGTCTACAAGAAGGGCCTCGAACTCGACGGCACGAACCCGACCGTGCTCTACGGCTACGGCGGCTTCTCCGGCTCCCAGCAGCCCTTCTTCTCGACGACCCAGACGGCCTGGTACGACATGGGCGGCATCTGGGCCACCGCCTGCATCCGCGGCGGCGGCGAGTACGGCGAGGAGTGGCACCTCGCCGGTTCGCGCGAGGGGCGCCTGCTCAGCTTCCAGGACATGATCGCCTGCGCCGAGTGGCTCATCGACGAGGGCTACACGCAGCCCGCGCGGCTCGCCCTGATGGGCGGTAGCCAGGGCGGCATGATGGTGGGGGCGGTCGTCAACGCGCGGCCGAATCTCTTCGGCGTCTCGCTGCCGATGGTCGGCGTCATGGACATGCTGCGCTTCAACCAGTGGGGCTTCGGCGCCTACTGGGAGGGCGACTACGGCAGCCCGCAGGACCCCGAGATGTTCCCCGTGCTCCACAGCTACTCGCCCTACCACAACCTGAAGAAGGGCGTGCGCTACCCGGCCACCCTGATCACCACGGCCGACACGGACGACCGCGTGATGCCGGCCCACAGCTTCAAGTACGCGGCGGCCATCCAGGCAGCCCAGGCCCCGGACAGCCCGCCGGTACTGCTGCGGGTGGAGACCCGGGCCGGCCACGGGGGCGGCAAGCCCCTCGACAAGGCCCTGGCCGAGTATGCGGACATGTACGCCTTCACCGCGAATGCCATGGGCATCGCCGTTCCTCGCTGGTAATGGAGCCATGCAAGTGATTTGTCGACAGGAGCTCTTGACTTTG is a window of bacterium DNA encoding:
- a CDS encoding S9 family peptidase, which produces MRAQRARLALALLAVAALATTASALSYPPSRTVDQVDDYHGTKVADPYRWLEDIGSDEVKAWVEAQNALTFGQLERIDGRDRLLARFKQLSNYPRYSMPYKKAGRYFYAKNDGLQNQWVHYWSESLDGTPKVLFDPNTWSADATIALAGMDVSEDGKRVVFGKSASGSDWSEWQVMDIASGKVRKDLIKWSKGGAQWDAAGAGFYYERFPEPKPGEETLATAENGAIWYHKLGDPQSKDKLIFSLPEHPDWLVGLALNEERDLGLLYATPRGAMHSKIYLLDVKKPGAKPTLLIDDHENEYSFINNEGDRLWFSTTKDSPRGRIIVIDRKRPEESAWQTVIPEGRFALQWASYTGGELFVSYLKDARTQILRYTLEGRRLGEVALPGRGTAYGFGGRKTDTETFFSYVDFVTPTTMFRYDIASGAIKPYRKYEVPIDTSQYESKQVFCRSVDGAAIPIFLVYKKGLELDGTNPTVLYGYGGFSGSQQPFFSTTQTAWYDMGGIWATACIRGGGEYGEEWHLAGSREGRLLSFQDMIACAEWLIDEGYTQPARLALMGGSQGGMMVGAVVNARPNLFGVSLPMVGVMDMLRFNQWGFGAYWEGDYGSPQDPEMFPVLHSYSPYHNLKKGVRYPATLITTADTDDRVMPAHSFKYAAAIQAAQAPDSPPVLLRVETRAGHGGGKPLDKALAEYADMYAFTANAMGIAVPRW